CGACAATCCTCGGGGTGGAACTTTCCGAAGACGCAGCACTGCTGCTAGGCGGGCGCTGCCGCGGCACGCCCCGCATCGCCAACCGCGTGCTCCGCCGTTGCCGCGACGTCGCGCAGGTGCGGGGAACCGGCATCATCGACGTGCAATCGGCCCAAAAGACGCTCGACATGCTCGGAATCGACAGTGAAGGCCTCGACCCGACCGACCGCCGCATCCTATCCACGATGATAGACATGT
This genomic stretch from Fibrobacter sp. harbors:
- a CDS encoding Holliday junction DNA helicase RuvB C-terminal domain-containing protein — its product is TILGVELSEDAALLLGGRCRGTPRIANRVLRRCRDVAQVRGTGIIDVQSAQKTLDMLGIDSEGLDPTDRRILSTMIDMFDGGPVGIGTISAAMGEEANTIEEVYEPYLIQKGLLNRTPRGRVATRNAYMMLHKTIPANKGIEGDQLNLF